A genomic region of Xiphophorus couchianus chromosome 9, X_couchianus-1.0, whole genome shotgun sequence contains the following coding sequences:
- the lpl2a gene encoding lipoprotein lipase has translation MRAWQLWFLCFVVLNADAQKVTSLEEDLTDAAFGNFLDPLKDLFDEDEHHSAIAKFSLRNPSHPDDDLCYIVPGKPETLAACAFNSSSKTFLVIHGWTLSGMFESWMPKLVSALYERERTANVVVVDWLSSAQNHYVVAVQKTKAVGREIARFIDWIEETTNLPLDKLHLIGYSLGAHVAGFAGNHASNKVGRITGLDPAGPDFEGEHAHRRLSPDDAHFVDVLHTYTRGPLGLSIGIQQPIGHVDIYPNGGSFQPGCNMRGALEKIANFGIFAINDAVKCEHERSIHLFIDSLLNEQEPAKAYQCGSNDVFDRGMCLSCRKGRCNTVGYSTSQIRRPHSIQMYTKTRASMPFRVYHYQLKIHFSSKVNMSEMEPSLTVSLYGTKGEAENLELKLKERLETNRTHSFLLVTETDIGDLLMLKFKWTETNSWSVSNLLKMVSSWWSGNADGVEVHKIRIKSGETQQKMVFCLKDPDAHSAHLVTFVKCKDEWRMKRKPISKRVTLKND, from the exons ATGAGAGCCTGGCAACTTTGGTTTCTGTGCTTCGTGGTGTTGAATGCGGATGCGCAAAAAGTGACTTCCCTGGAAGAAGATCTCACTGATGCTGCGTTTG GCAACTTCCTTGACCCTCTGAAAGATTTGTTTGACGAGGATGAACATCACTCGGCTATCGCAAAATTCTCCCTGCGTAATCCGTCCCATCCCGACGACGACCTCTGCTACATTGTTCCCGGAAAACCAGAGACCCTGGCGGCCTGCGCCTTCAACAGCTCATCCAAAACCTTCCTGGTGATCCACGGATGGACG CTGAGCGGTATGTTTGAAAGCTGGATGCCGAAGTTGGTGTCTGCGCTGTACGAGAGAGAGCGGACAGCCAACGTTGTTGTGGTGGACTGGCTGAGCTCGGCTCAGAACCACTATGTGGTCGCAGTTCAGAAAACCAAAGCAGTGGGAAGAGAGATTGCACGCTTCATTGACTGGATCGAG gaaaccaCCAACCTGCCTCTTGACAAGCTGCACCTGATCGGCTACAGCCTGGGGGCGCATGTGGCTGGATTTGCTGGCAACCATGCCAGCAACAAAGTTGGACGGATTACTG gtCTGGATCCAGCTGGACCTGACTTTGAGGGCGAACACGCCCACAGGCGCCTCTCTCCAGATGACGCCCACTTCGTGGACGTCCTCCACACCTACACTCGGGGTCCGCTGGGTCTCAGCATCGGGATACAGCAACCCATCGGCCATGTGGACATCTACCCCAACGGGGGCAGCTTCCAGCCGGGCTGCAACATGAGGGGCGCCTTGGAGAAAATCGCTAACTTTGGGATATTTG CCATCAATGATGCGGTGAAGTGCGAACACGAgcgctccatccatcttttcatcGACTCCCTGCTGAACGAGCAGGAACCTGCCAAGGCCTACCAGTGCGGCAGCAACGACGTGTTCGACCGCGGCATGTGTCTGAGCTGTCGCAAGGGCCGCTGCAACACTGTCGGCTACAGCACAAGCCAAATCCGCAGGCCACACAGCATTCAGATGTACACCAAGACACGAGCTTCCATGCCTTTCAGAG TTTACCATTACCAGCTGAAGATCCACTTCTCCAGTAAAGTGAACATGTCAGAGATGGAGCCGTCTCTCACCGTCTCTCTGTATGGAACCAAAGGAGAGGCTGAAAACCTGGAGCTTAAGCT GAAGGAAAGACTTGAGACAAACAGGACACATTCGTTTCTTCTGGTCACTGAAACGGATATCGGCGACCTGCTGATGTTGAAGTTTAAGTGGACGGAGACAAACAGCTGGTCGGTGTCCAACCTCTTAAAGATGGTTTCCTCTTGGTGGTCTGGGAACGCCGACGGTGTGGAGGTTCACAAAATCCGTATCAAAAGTGGCGAGACGCAACAAAA GatggttttctgtttgaaagACCCCGATGCCCACAGCGCACATTTGGTCACATTTGTTAAATGTAAAGATGAATGGAGAATGAAACGTAAACCAATTTCAAAGAG AGTAACTCTGAAGAATGACTGA
- the LOC114151514 gene encoding piggyBac transposable element-derived protein 4-like — MVTFDSGRFLQIFSHNYIQRTGTSTVPSKPDFWRTKWPYNFPFPRSCMTRDRFESILWSLHLSNIKKDEENEQKKGTPHYDRLFKLKPLYDDIRVACKTHFQPMREICIDERMVASKARIDFKQFMRDKPTRFGYKLFVLADSRTGYTWNFFIYQRKSAVVREEGLSTTSVMDLMDFGLLGKGYHLYVDNFYSSPYLFQKLASNSTAACGTIRQNHVGFPKTTLNNLPRSAQRGEMRWIRKDGLLFIKWKDTKEVTVCSTFHKSFSGATVKRRVKEAGHWVVKDIPVPDSVKDYNKFMGGVDLSDALIQYYSVRNKTMK; from the exons atggtCACCTTTGACAGTGGAcgatttttacaaatttttagCCATAATTATATTCAGCGGACTGGTACAAGTACCGTACCTTCAAAGCCAGACTTCTGGCGAACAAAATGGCCATATAATTTTCCATTTCCACGTAGCTGCATGACCCGTGACAGATTTGAGTCCATCCTTTGGTCCCTTCACCTGTCCAACAtcaaaaaagatgaagaaaatgagcaaaaaaaggGAACTCCTCACTATGATCGGCTATTCAAACTGAAACCACTTTATGACGACATCAGAGTTGCCTGCAAGACTCATTTTCAACCAATGCGAGAAATATGCATTGATGAACGGATGGTGGCCAGTAAAGCACGAATTGACTTCAAGCAATTTATGAGGGACAAGCCTACCAGGTTTGGGTataaactgtttgttttggCTGATTCCAGGACTGGTTATACTTGGAATTTTTTCATTTACCAGAGGAAGTCTGCCGTTGTTCGGGAAGAAGGTCTCAGCACCACATCAGTAATGGACCTCATGGATTTTGGACTTTTAGGAAAGGGCTACCATTTATATGTGGACAATTTCTACAGTAGTCCTTACCTATTTCAAAAACTGGCTTCAAACAGCACTGCTGCATGTGGCACCATCCGGCAAAATCATGTGGGATTCCCCAAAACAACACTGAACAACCTTCCAAGATCTGCACAGAGGGGAGAGATGCGGTGGATCAGAAAAGACGGACTCCTATTTATCAAGTGGAAGGACACCAAGGAGGTGACGGTCTGCAGCACCTTCCACAAATCTTTCAGTGGAGCAACTGTAAAGAGGAGAGTCAAAGAGGCAGGGCACTGGGTAGTGAAAGATATTCCCGTTCCTGACTCTGTGAAAGACTACAATAAATTTATGGGAGGAGTTGATCTGTCTGATGCCCTGATCCAATActactcagtcagaaacaagaCAATGAAGTG a